In Candidatus Atribacteria bacterium ADurb.Bin276, the genomic stretch TCTTTCACTCCGGCTGCCTTCATATACCACACATAGTCTTCAGAACGCACTCCCTGGATGATAAGTTTCATACTTTGGAATTGCCACGCTATCCCCACAATAAGCAGGGTTAGAGCCGGTAAGGCTCCATGTCGTATAATGCTTATCAAGGTTTCCCAGCTCAAAGAGAGCTCTCTGCCAACCCCTATGCCACCGCTCAAAGGAAAAATGGGGATAAGGTAGGCAAAAAAAATGAGACATAACAAAGACATAATATAGTAAGGGATTGGTCTAACTACCATAACGATTCCATCTAAGATTTCCATCCACCGTCCCCGGAAATAGCCGGCAACTCCTCCTGCTACTACCG encodes the following:
- the dppB_3 gene encoding Dipeptide transport system permease protein DppB, which codes for MEILDGIVMVVRPIPYYIMSLLCLIFFAYLIPIFPLSGGIGVGRELSLSWETLISIIRHGALPALTLLIVGIAWQFQSMKLIIQGVRSEDYVWYMKAAGVKEKRIVFRYVIRNAMLPMITQLGLQFGTIFSGALVTEMVFAYPGVGWILYDAVMRGDYNLIMGIMCISVVAVTTSIFLLDLIYPLFDPRVRYR